A section of the Clostridium omnivorum genome encodes:
- a CDS encoding DUF5050 domain-containing protein, whose product MFKKIISIILASFICFTTIAISKQDVKALGEQTTKVYNSQNKHYYELIDLSMSWKDSEAYCEKNGGHLVTITSKEELDFVNNMIKGGTKDRYWLGASDEQQEGTWSWVTGEQFAISSWNTGEPNNYYGYHSENFLMSNKDGQWMDVSNDSLVSLYGFICEYESKIDPIKIENTANKHLYSVIDKTTSFDSAEAYCESIGGHLATITSLDEQQFISGILKSNGGLDSYWIGATDREQEGTWKWITNENFAYSNWNSGEPNNSGGNENYAVLYKNTGSWNDTINATSGVGIICEWDAKENALTEDVNNDGAVDIIDLALVSRNYNTNNKLYDLNGDSIVDIYDLVKISKSMNNRFSNNGSISIGNTSGNILNGGYAALDSSYRYYRNGEDGGKLYRAKVDGTEKVKLNDDSVESINVIGNWIYYRNLLDSSSIYRIKNDGTERSRIVSDNFSNFIVEGGWIYYYSSYDSSRIYRISTSGQNRSKVVDASSDTFTVNSGQLYYINKDVNNALYKVDLTTLASIKISSDVVGKFDVYRGNIYYSNLASNKNLYSIDLDGGNLKKILDASVDSINLSEGWLYYNNASDNKMYKYKLDGTSNTKISDNTTNAFCVTGDMIYYINTMDNKLYKIGIDGTSNKLVDNYRVYQLNNLVAEFNNKDEALNYVNSKVLDHSCILGPSDNVIWNNYSLYRVYDGSILQKEFEINNLFSAIDYAKSLSNPKVVKVNKDFTDGDLMWSNTAPQYYVFSGENLLSKFDTLEGAIALAKVNSTVKIVSPDGSIIYDFDKLQKGYVATTAYVNIRQGPGTNYTILGTFKNYDTVDIVEKSGDWYKILFGQGFAYVYAQYVVIGSVPSDAVIKTAINIIAQNESGTSYTCVVAKDVNSLSIGLFQWHGSRAKEVLVKIRDKDPETFNTKLTATNIPTEVTYSDDYWDNKALNDIEVLALKALLDTNVAKEVEDSLATRDTNSYINTGKTLGITDNKALVFFADMYNQGPGYAAQAVNACTDKSLYNIYQQSLIVCTQSYWVPRRTRVYNQLLTMSL is encoded by the coding sequence ATGTTTAAAAAGATTATTTCAATTATTTTAGCATCTTTTATTTGCTTTACTACAATAGCTATAAGCAAACAAGATGTAAAAGCTTTAGGTGAACAGACTACAAAAGTTTATAATTCTCAAAATAAGCATTACTATGAGCTTATAGATTTATCTATGTCCTGGAAGGATTCAGAAGCTTATTGTGAAAAAAATGGTGGACATCTTGTTACTATAACAAGTAAGGAAGAATTAGATTTTGTAAATAATATGATAAAAGGTGGGACAAAAGATAGGTATTGGCTTGGTGCATCAGATGAGCAGCAGGAAGGTACATGGAGTTGGGTTACTGGAGAGCAGTTTGCAATTTCTTCATGGAATACAGGAGAACCTAATAATTATTATGGTTACCATAGTGAGAATTTTTTGATGTCAAACAAAGATGGCCAATGGATGGATGTTTCTAATGATAGTTTAGTAAGTCTTTATGGCTTTATATGTGAATATGAAAGTAAAATAGATCCAATTAAGATAGAAAATACAGCTAATAAGCACTTATACTCAGTGATTGATAAAACTACGAGCTTTGATAGCGCAGAAGCATATTGTGAAAGTATTGGAGGCCATTTAGCTACAATAACTTCTTTGGATGAACAGCAATTTATTTCAGGTATTCTAAAAAGTAATGGAGGCTTAGATAGCTATTGGATAGGTGCTACTGATAGAGAGCAAGAAGGTACTTGGAAATGGATAACTAATGAAAATTTTGCATATTCAAATTGGAATAGCGGTGAGCCTAATAATTCAGGTGGCAATGAAAATTATGCAGTTTTATATAAAAATACAGGAAGCTGGAACGACACTATAAACGCAACTAGTGGTGTCGGCATTATATGTGAATGGGACGCTAAAGAAAATGCATTAACTGAAGATGTTAATAATGATGGTGCTGTGGATATAATTGATTTGGCTCTAGTTTCAAGAAATTATAATACTAACAATAAGTTGTATGATTTAAATGGTGATTCCATAGTGGATATTTATGACTTGGTAAAGATATCAAAGTCAATGAATAATAGATTTTCTAATAACGGAAGTATTTCTATTGGAAACACTTCAGGAAATATACTAAATGGTGGTTATGCAGCACTAGATAGCAGTTATAGATATTATAGAAATGGAGAAGATGGGGGAAAGTTATATAGAGCAAAAGTTGATGGAACCGAAAAAGTAAAGTTAAATGATGATTCAGTTGAAAGTATAAATGTTATCGGAAATTGGATTTATTATAGAAACTTGCTAGATTCCTCCAGCATATATAGAATAAAGAATGATGGAACTGAAAGATCTAGAATTGTCTCCGATAATTTTAGTAATTTTATAGTAGAAGGTGGATGGATATACTACTATAGTTCATATGATAGCTCAAGGATATATAGAATAAGTACAAGTGGACAGAATAGAAGTAAAGTTGTGGATGCTTCTTCTGATACTTTTACAGTAAATAGTGGACAACTATATTACATTAATAAAGATGTTAATAATGCATTGTATAAGGTAGATTTAACAACACTAGCAAGTATAAAAATAAGCAGTGATGTGGTTGGTAAGTTTGATGTATATAGAGGTAATATATATTATTCAAATTTGGCTTCAAATAAAAATTTATATTCGATAGATTTAGATGGTGGCAATCTAAAAAAGATTCTAGATGCTTCAGTAGATAGTATAAATTTATCAGAAGGCTGGCTTTATTATAACAATGCTTCTGATAACAAGATGTATAAATATAAATTAGATGGAACATCAAATACAAAAATAAGTGATAATACAACTAATGCATTTTGTGTAACAGGTGATATGATATATTACATAAACACTATGGATAATAAGCTATATAAAATTGGTATTGATGGAACTTCTAATAAATTAGTAGATAATTATAGGGTTTATCAATTAAATAATTTAGTTGCAGAATTTAATAATAAGGATGAAGCACTAAATTATGTAAACTCTAAAGTACTTGATCATAGCTGCATTTTAGGCCCTAGCGACAATGTTATTTGGAACAATTATTCCCTATATAGGGTTTATGATGGAAGCATTTTGCAGAAAGAATTCGAAATTAATAATCTTTTTAGTGCTATTGACTATGCTAAGAGTTTATCAAATCCAAAAGTAGTAAAAGTAAACAAAGATTTTACTGATGGAGACTTAATGTGGAGTAATACAGCTCCTCAATATTATGTTTTTTCAGGCGAGAATTTATTATCAAAGTTTGATACACTTGAAGGTGCTATAGCTTTAGCAAAAGTAAATTCTACAGTTAAAATTGTATCACCAGACGGAAGCATTATATATGATTTTGACAAGCTTCAAAAGGGATATGTAGCGACTACTGCATATGTAAATATAAGGCAGGGTCCAGGCACAAATTATACTATTCTTGGAACCTTTAAGAATTATGATACAGTGGATATTGTTGAAAAAAGTGGAGATTGGTATAAGATTCTGTTTGGACAAGGATTTGCATATGTATATGCGCAATATGTTGTTATAGGAAGCGTTCCTAGTGATGCCGTTATTAAAACAGCTATAAATATTATTGCTCAAAATGAGAGCGGAACTAGTTATACCTGTGTAGTTGCAAAAGACGTTAACAGTCTAAGTATTGGATTATTTCAGTGGCATGGCAGCAGGGCTAAAGAAGTTTTAGTTAAAATTAGAGACAAAGACCCTGAAACATTTAATACTAAGTTAACAGCAACCAATATACCAACAGAAGTAACATATTCAGATGATTACTGGGATAATAAAGCTTTGAATGACATAGAAGTGCTGGCATTAAAGGCATTGTTAGATACAAATGTAGCTAAAGAAGTAGAAGATAGTTTAGCTACAAGGGATACAAATTCCTATATTAACACCGGAAAGACACTGGGCATAACTGATAATAAGGCATTAGTATTCTTTGCAGATATGTACAATCAAGGACCAGGTTATGCTGCTCAAGCAGTAAATGCATGTACAGATAAGAGTTTATACAATATATATCAGCAGTCATTGATAGTATGTACTCAGAGCTATTGGGTACCAAGACGTACAAGAGTATACAATCAATTGCTGACTATGAGCCTATAA
- a CDS encoding S8 family serine peptidase — MKKKVIKSISIMLTIILSMGIQSKTFAINNRLVNKEEVKIQNSNRHKYVQGEVIIKYKDTVNTLDKKNQVKAQYSLKHKSNLSKINAEVVSISSGSTVDETVSKLKANKDIELVQPNFIYNESDLTSDTRSNELWGLENDGQIIGGKAGQAGVDIDIKDAWKVTQGTDSVVVGVIDSGIDINHPDLKDKIWTNTKEIPGNGIDDDGNGYVDDVNGWDFYNNDNTVYDEKQGDKHGTHVAGTIAAALNQLGVVGVAPKVKIMPLKFIGPFGGTTEGAIKAIEYAKSMGVKILNNSWGGGGYDSLLKSTIENSGTIFIVAAGNEQQNNDANPSYPAAFDSSNILSVAAVDNLGNMPSFSNYGLTSVDVGAPGVNILSTIPRPIEIGAAVRSENAKYKTFVQGVEIGNFYDYLSAETYLKNVMNYFNIQATDSVLIVEDDESSESDTNSYAYVYKDMMSDLGYTNITYKNVALNNSGPDLATLSSYKYVFWITGSAYASTITQTDQQNLETYLNNGGNLYLSGNNLSNELFETDFAKYYLHVNYLYNENNRTTLTGVQGEFMQGQNFSIYSSHSDMIEACDSYGKVVVDYLGEDNYDNSYQYLNGTSMATPHVSGIAALLLSKGVDDPLNIKQKIMSGAKALNSLNSKVVTGGMVNAANSINLLKDVNNDNKIDIMDLAAVAQNYNMKSGNKDWKQIYDLNGDNVIDIFDLVNISKSIASQQVITGDKVVAYASNYLGTPYLWGGTTPSGFDDSGFVQYVYANFNINLPRTVYDQVNYGTEVLKTDLQPGDLVFFGTSGNPVHVGIYTGNNSFIHSPQTGDVIKISSIDTRTDFLCGRRLF; from the coding sequence ATGAAAAAGAAGGTTATAAAATCTATATCTATTATGCTGACAATAATTTTATCTATGGGGATTCAAAGCAAAACCTTTGCAATTAATAACCGTCTTGTCAATAAAGAAGAAGTCAAGATACAAAACTCAAATAGGCATAAGTATGTACAAGGAGAAGTTATAATCAAGTATAAGGATACTGTGAATACATTAGATAAAAAAAATCAAGTTAAAGCACAATATTCTTTAAAGCATAAAAGTAATTTATCAAAAATAAATGCCGAAGTGGTTTCCATATCCAGTGGATCAACAGTTGATGAAACTGTTAGCAAACTCAAAGCTAATAAAGATATAGAGCTAGTACAACCGAATTTTATTTATAATGAAAGCGATTTGACATCTGATACTAGAAGTAATGAATTATGGGGATTGGAAAACGATGGACAAATAATAGGTGGGAAAGCTGGACAAGCAGGTGTTGATATAGACATAAAAGACGCATGGAAGGTAACTCAGGGTACAGATAGCGTAGTTGTAGGAGTTATAGACTCAGGAATAGATATAAATCATCCAGACTTAAAGGATAAAATATGGACAAATACTAAGGAGATTCCGGGTAATGGAATAGATGATGATGGCAATGGTTATGTAGATGATGTTAATGGATGGGATTTTTATAATAATGATAATACTGTTTATGATGAAAAACAAGGGGACAAGCATGGCACTCATGTAGCAGGTACAATTGCTGCAGCTCTAAATCAATTGGGAGTTGTAGGAGTAGCTCCTAAAGTAAAGATTATGCCGCTTAAATTTATAGGCCCATTTGGTGGAACCACTGAAGGCGCCATAAAGGCAATAGAATATGCCAAGAGCATGGGAGTAAAGATATTAAATAATAGCTGGGGTGGAGGAGGATATGACTCTCTTCTAAAGAGTACCATTGAAAATTCAGGAACAATCTTTATTGTAGCGGCTGGAAATGAACAGCAAAATAATGATGCAAATCCTAGTTACCCTGCAGCTTTTGATAGTAGTAATATTTTATCAGTAGCTGCTGTAGACAATTTAGGAAACATGCCTAGTTTTTCAAACTATGGTTTAACTTCTGTAGATGTTGGAGCGCCTGGTGTAAATATTTTGAGTACAATACCAAGACCAATTGAAATAGGAGCCGCAGTTAGGAGTGAAAATGCTAAGTATAAAACTTTTGTACAAGGTGTTGAAATAGGTAATTTTTATGATTATTTATCAGCTGAGACATATTTGAAAAACGTGATGAATTATTTTAATATACAAGCTACTGATTCTGTACTCATAGTGGAAGACGATGAAAGTTCAGAAAGTGATACTAACAGTTATGCATATGTATATAAAGATATGATGAGTGACCTAGGCTATACAAATATTACCTATAAGAATGTTGCATTAAATAATTCAGGACCAGATTTAGCAACCTTAAGTTCCTATAAATATGTATTTTGGATTACAGGAAGTGCATATGCTTCAACCATTACTCAAACAGATCAACAGAATTTGGAGACATATTTAAATAATGGAGGCAACCTATATCTATCTGGAAATAATCTTTCAAACGAACTTTTTGAAACGGATTTTGCAAAATACTATTTACATGTTAATTATCTTTATAATGAAAATAATAGAACTACACTTACTGGGGTACAAGGAGAGTTTATGCAGGGGCAAAATTTTAGCATATATAGTTCTCATTCAGATATGATAGAAGCATGTGACAGCTATGGAAAAGTAGTAGTAGATTATTTGGGAGAAGATAACTATGATAATTCATATCAATATTTAAATGGAACATCCATGGCTACTCCGCACGTATCAGGCATTGCAGCCTTGCTCTTAAGCAAAGGTGTTGATGACCCACTAAATATTAAACAGAAGATTATGTCAGGTGCTAAAGCTCTAAATAGTTTAAATAGTAAAGTTGTAACAGGTGGGATGGTTAATGCAGCGAATTCTATTAATCTATTGAAGGATGTAAATAATGACAATAAGATTGATATAATGGATCTGGCAGCTGTAGCTCAAAATTATAATATGAAGAGCGGCAATAAGGATTGGAAACAAATTTATGATTTAAATGGAGATAATGTTATAGATATTTTTGATTTAGTTAATATATCAAAAAGTATAGCATCACAGCAAGTTATAACAGGAGATAAAGTGGTAGCCTATGCTTCAAATTATTTAGGAACACCTTATTTATGGGGAGGAACAACACCTTCAGGATTTGATGATTCAGGATTTGTACAATATGTTTATGCGAATTTTAATATTAATCTACCTAGGACAGTTTATGACCAAGTTAACTATGGCACAGAAGTTTTAAAAACTGATTTGCAGCCAGGAGATTTAGTTTTCTTTGGAACAAGCGGCAATCCAGTGCATGTAGGTATTTATACTGGAAATAATTCATTTATTCATTCGCCACAAACTGGGGATGTGATTAAGATATCAAGTATAGATACTAGAACAGATTTTTTATGCGGTAGAAGGTTGTTTTAA
- a CDS encoding cohesin domain-containing protein, with product MKRKISILVLCFILLFSPKAFAATGPEVEATVTGNIENGQTIQILINIKDIKSFFAGAMEFKYDKNVLKVKSIELGDLISKADINKFDAMNKIDDKNGIAAYGFSCLGKVNGFSGTGTFVKINAEVLKKDSFHVRSKAFLASPNDDFNLKLQICDSNIKELEYSFKPYEFSLNGTNGSNSSTNTGTSTNTSTSNAGGSTENSSASNNTSTAASASSSQNNASKTTTAEDKNDKTIVQKIITAVTNVFNGDKKDDSKKSETENKTVEASGNTETQDKSEDTNKNSQDKSKSNGANNTVSSNKVYSTSNKPAMVLLLVILMGAGLVLYALYRIRKSKKKV from the coding sequence ATGAAAAGAAAGATATCAATTTTAGTTTTATGTTTTATATTATTATTTAGTCCAAAGGCTTTTGCGGCTACTGGACCTGAGGTAGAAGCTACTGTAACAGGTAACATTGAAAATGGGCAAACAATACAAATTTTAATAAATATAAAGGACATAAAAAGTTTTTTTGCAGGTGCTATGGAATTTAAGTATGATAAAAATGTTCTTAAAGTAAAAAGTATAGAACTTGGTGATTTAATTAGTAAGGCTGATATAAATAAATTTGATGCAATGAACAAAATTGATGATAAAAATGGCATTGCTGCTTACGGATTTAGTTGTCTCGGAAAAGTTAATGGTTTTTCAGGTACTGGAACCTTTGTAAAGATTAATGCAGAAGTGTTAAAAAAGGATAGCTTTCATGTAAGAAGTAAGGCGTTTCTAGCATCACCTAATGATGACTTCAATCTTAAGCTTCAAATCTGTGATAGTAATATAAAAGAGTTAGAATATAGCTTTAAACCCTACGAGTTTAGTCTAAACGGAACCAATGGAAGCAATAGCAGTACTAATACTGGTACAAGCACTAACACTAGTACAAGTAATGCTGGAGGAAGTACAGAAAATTCATCAGCATCAAATAATACCAGCACTGCTGCAAGTGCAAGTTCATCGCAAAACAATGCGTCAAAAACTACTACTGCAGAAGATAAAAACGATAAAACAATTGTACAAAAAATTATTACTGCAGTAACAAATGTATTTAACGGTGATAAAAAAGATGATTCAAAGAAGTCAGAAACTGAAAATAAAACTGTGGAAGCAAGTGGGAACACAGAAACTCAAGATAAAAGTGAAGATACAAATAAAAATTCACAGGATAAAAGCAAGAGTAATGGAGCAAATAATACAGTTTCAAGTAATAAAGTTTATAGCACTTCAAATAAACCAGCTATGGTTTTATTACTAGTTATATTGATGGGGGCAGGTCTAGTTTTATATGCGCTATATAGAATAAGAAAAAGTAAAAAAAAGGTATAA